The Brassica oleracea var. oleracea cultivar TO1000 chromosome C6, BOL, whole genome shotgun sequence genome includes a region encoding these proteins:
- the LOC106297795 gene encoding uncharacterized protein LOC106297795, which translates to MAQFDPSTIGEAQCCAASFEQQSRSSNWSSSSTCPRSQDQASSTTPSTTSKEAGDASTSASKPAMQEEQQLRRSALSNALHCYSCGEHGHRQKACPHSTRRGLVIDDVVEVEDVYDWQEDDDQPQEATDHLTARDSGRLLVLHRSCLTPFRQDDKWLQTYIFRSTCTIKDHIYSFIIDYGSLRNVISEEAIRKLGIPKESHPSPYALGWLSEGVNVRIMHRALVSFSVGPIYKDRMYCDVAPMDISHLILGRPWEYDRKILHGGAKNTYNYTWTSQQIVLLPSREPSTPPSLSPPTTSQSPPLLNHDPPRCFVLTQHFSRSWKQKDTHSP; encoded by the coding sequence ATGGCCCAATTCGATCCCTCCACGATCGGAGAAGCTCAATGTTGTGCCGCATCTTTTGAACAACAGTCTCGGTCATCTAACTGGAGTTCCTCGTCCACATGCCCGCGCTCTCAAGACCAGGCATCCAGCACCACTCCTTCTACGACATCAAAAGAAGCGGGGGATGCTTCCACCTCGGCCAGTAAACCTGCAATGCAGGAAGAACAACAATTGCGCCGGTCTGCACTATCAAACGCCTTGCATTGTTATTCTTGCGGGGAACATGGCCATAGACAGAAGGCATGTCCTCACTCAACACGCCGCGGTTTGGTAATTGATGATGTAGTCGAAGTGGAAGACGTGTACGATTGGCAGGAGGATGACGACCAACCACAAGAGGCTACAGACCACCTTACAGCGAGAGATAGTGGTCGCCTACTGGTTCTACATCGCTCTTGTCTTACACCATTTCGACAAGACGACAAGTGGTTACAGACATATATTTTTCGGTCTACTTGTACCATTAAAGACCATATCTACAGCTTTATAATCGATTATGGAAGTTTACGCAATGTCATCTCGGAGGAAGCAATACGTAAGCTTGGCATTCCTAAGGAATCCCATCCCTCACCATACGCATTGGGATGGTTATCGGAGGGAGTAAACGTACGCATCATGCATCGAGCTTTGGTTTCTTTCTCGGTTGGACCAATTTACAAGGACCGTATGTATTGCGATGTGGCGCCAATGGACATAAGTCACCTTATACTTGGAAGACCATGGGAGTATGATCGCAAAATCTTGCATGGTGGAGCTAAGAATACCTACAACTATACGTGGACTTCACAACAAATTGTACTTCTCCCGTCTCGTGAACCATCTACACCACCTTCGCTTTCTCCTCCGACAACCAGTCAAAGTCCACCACTCCTCAACCACGATCCACCACGATGCTTTGTTCTTACTCAACATTTCTCTCGGAGTTGGAAACAGAAAGACACGCATTCGCCATAG
- the LOC106298783 gene encoding gibberellin receptor GID1B-like: MAAGNEVNLNECKRIVPLNTWVLISNFKLAYTLLRRPDGSFNRHLAEFLDRKVPPNSFPLDGVFSFDHLVSSTNLLTRIYLPAPLDPSRYGAVDLTEPLSTTEIVPVLVFFHGGSFTHSSVNSAIYDTLCRRLVSICGVVVVSVDYRRSPEHRYPCAYDDGWNALKWVKSRIWLRSGKDSNVYVYLAGDSSGGNIAHNVAVRATNEGVKVLGNILLHPMFGGVERTQSEKRLDGKYFVTVQDRDWYWRAFLPQGEDRDHPACNPFGPRGQCLEGVKFPKSLVVVAGLDLVQDWQLAYVDGIKKSGQDVNLLYLKQATIGFYFLPNNDHFRCLMDELKKFVHSIEDDSLSKSSPILLTP, translated from the exons ATGGCTGCTGGAAACGAAGTCAACCTTAACGAATGCAAG AGAATAGTCCCACTCAACACATGGGTCCTCATTTCCAACTTCAAGCTCGCTTACACCCTCCTCCGCCGTCCCGACGGCTCCTTCAACCGTCACCTCGCCGAGTTTCTCGACCGCAAAGTTCCCCCCAACTCTTTCCCCCTCGACGGCGTCTTCTCCTTCGACCACCTCGTCTCCTCCACCAACCTCCTCACCAGAATCTACCTCCCAGCTCCCCTCGACCCCTCCCGCTACGGCGCCGTCGACCTCACAGAGCCTCTCAGCACCACAGAGATCGTCCCCGTTCTCGTCTTCTTCCACGGAGGTAGCTTCACTCACTCCTCCGTCAACAGCGCCATCTACGACACTCTCTGCCGACGGTTAGTGTCCATATGCGGCGTTGTTGTTGTCTCCGTTGATTACCGGAGGTCGCCGGAGCATCGTTACCCTTGTGCGTACGACGACGGATGGAACGCTCTCAAATGGGTCAAATCCAGAATCTGGCTTCGGAGTGGTAAAGACTCAAATGTTTATGTTTACTTGGCTGGTGACAGCTCTGGTGGCAACATAGCTCATAATGTTGCTGTCAGGGCGACCAACGAAGGAGTTAAAGTGTTGGGGAACATTCTTCTTCACCCTATGTTTGGTGGGGTAGAGAGGACACAGTCTGAGAAGAGACTTGACGGTAAATACTTTGTTACTGTTCAAGATCGAGATTGGTATTGGAGGGCATTTTTACCTCAGGGTGAAGATAGAGATCATCCAGCTTGTAATCCCTTTGGTCCTCGAGGTCAATGCCTTGAAGGAGTCAAGTTTCCCAAAAGTCTTGTCGTTGTGGCTGGTTTAGATCTTGTTCAGGATTGGCAATTGGCTTATGTCGATGGGATTAAGAAGAGTGGTCAGGATGTTAACCTTTTGTATTTGAAGCAGGCTACCATTGGGTTTTACTTCTTGCCTAACAATGATCACTTCCGTTGTCTTATGGACGAGTTGAAAAAGTTTGTGCACTCCATAGAGGATGATAGTCTAAGCAAGTCAAGTCCTATTCTTCTGACTCCATAG